Proteins from one Candidatus Bathyarchaeota archaeon genomic window:
- a CDS encoding peptidyl-tRNA hydrolase: MSGFKYKQVIILRVDLGMSEGKIAAQAGHAAVSAAEKARKRNPHWWSTWMKEGQCKIAVKARSKQELLELEKKAKKLKLPSALITDMGLTELPPDTVTCLGIGPAPSNQVDKITGTLNLF, from the coding sequence ATGTCTGGATTCAAATATAAACAGGTCATTATCCTTCGAGTCGATTTAGGAATGAGTGAAGGAAAGATTGCGGCTCAGGCTGGGCATGCAGCAGTTTCCGCGGCTGAGAAAGCAAGGAAGAGAAATCCACACTGGTGGAGCACTTGGATGAAGGAGGGGCAATGTAAAATAGCTGTGAAAGCACGGTCTAAGCAAGAGCTTTTAGAGCTTGAGAAAAAAGCCAAGAAGCTGAAGCTGCCATCAGCGTTGATTACTGATATGGGATTAACTGAACTCCCACCAGACACTGTAACATGTTTAGGAATAGGACCTGCCCCATCGAACCAAGTGGACAAAATAACTGGTACCCTCAACCTTTTCTGA